The stretch of DNA CGGCGACCATCACCGATAACGAAGTTGCAGTTCCCGTGGTCAACATCAGTTCGATCTCCCAAGTGGGTGCCGAGGGTGCGGGGACGTTCTCGTTTCAAGTCACGCTTTCCTCTCCAAGTGATACTTTAGTGTCGGTGCCATTCACCGTTACCGGAACAGCGGTTCGAGGAGCTGACTACGCGATTTCGGCAAGCCCGATCAACTTTTCAGCCGGGGTCACGTTAGCGACTCTGACTATCACGATCACGGACGACTTGATTGATGAGGACGATGAAACCGTAATCATCACCTTGGGGACTCCGACGGGCGCTACGCTGGGGACTGATATCGTTCATACGCTGACGATTGCTGATAACGATGTGTCACCACCCGTTGTCAACGTTGGATCTGTATCTCAAAGCGTCGGCGAAGATGTTGGCACTCTTTCGTTCGATGTGGTGTTGTCCGAGGCCGCGGCCGTTAACACGAGCATCCCCTTTACCGTGTCCGGTACCGCGACGGACGGCAGTGACTTCACGATCGCTTCGAGCACAGCAACCATTGCTGCTGGTAGTACTACGGCGACGGTGACGATCACGATTATCGATGATTTGATTGACGAGGTGGATGAAACGATCGTTGTCACTTTGGGAACTTCTGCGGGCGCAACCCTCGGCAGTTCGGTAGTTCACACGGCCACGATTACGGACAACGACGATCCACCACCGGTGATTGTGATCACGTCGGGAATCCCAGCCGGATCGTCTGACGACGGCATCGATGGAAAGGGGACACCTCCGACGTCTTGGGCGAATCAGCGTAGTACTTTGCGAGTGGCCGAGTTTGACCTTGGTACGCCGCTGACGGCAGTGCCGACGCCCGCTGATCTAACCTTAACTAATAAGGGAGTCGGTGGATTAGAAACTGGGACATTCATAACGTTGCAAGCCAGTCAGATCACGATGAGTACTGACTTGACCACGTTGACCCTTAACTTTGACGCTGGCCAATTGACCGATGGTGTCTATGAACTGGTCATCGGATCAACAGTGACCGGTGGCGAACCCATCGTGATCACGGGCACACGCGAGAACAAGTTCTTCGTGCTTACCGGTGACTTCAATGGAAGCGGCATTGTCGACAATCGCGACTTTACAACGTTTGCCTATTGGTTCTTGAACACGACGCCGCCGGAATACGTCGACTTACGGACGCCCGTTGGCATCAACGCTCAAGACTTCGTAATTTTCTTGGATCATTTTGGCGAAAACATGTTCCCCGAAGCGGATGCGAGTTCGTCGCTCGCGTTGTCATTGGATCAAGCGGAGGGTGAAGCCCTGCTCGCGTCGTTGGTACAACCCGCTGACGTCAACGGCGACGGGGTGGTGAACGCTCGAGACGCATTGAACGTGATCAACCGCATGTCTCAGGGGAACACGGAAAGTGACGGCGGGTTCTCGTCCTTCGATGCGAATCGCGACGGAAAGATTTCTGCTGCTGACGCGTTGTTCGTTATCAACCGACTTCCGCAGGTCAGTGTGCCGGTGCCTGAACCGGAGGATGACGACGAAGCTAGCATTGTCGACCAACTGCTTGCCAATGAAGCCTTCATCGAAGAACTATTCTAGCTCGCCGACTCTTCTTTCAACTTGATTACAATCTGATCCATGAAACGTCGATCCAAAAATAATCGTCCCACCCGTCGTCGCTTGCGCACTGAGTTGCTTGAAGATCGGCGTTTGTTAGCGGTGTTGGGGTTTGCGCCCACGGACAATGAATCCTTGTCCAATGGCCGCTTGTTTGTCGATGCGGGTGAAACGATCAGTTTGACCGTGACCGCGTCGGCTGACCCAGGTCAAACCACTCCATCCGAGATTGCAAACTACGCACTTAATCTGACCAATAGCACATCGGGATTGCAGTTTGCCAACTTCGTGATCACCGACAGTGTGTTCACTCAGGCCCTCGACACAGAGATTTCCGATCGAGTGGTCTCGGCAGCCGCGCCGGTGGGAATGGGAACCGATTCATTTCCGGTTCCTCCTTCACGAGTGCTGGGTACGTTCGACGTCACGATACCCGCCGGAGCAACGATCGGTGATCTGTTTACGCTGACCGCCGATTTCGACGGCGTGCTCTTCCCCACCAACTTGATCGATCCGACCGATACCGAGATTCCGATCACCGACTTCGGTGATTTTGTGTTCGAGGTTGGCACGCCCGTGGTGACGACCGGTGTGGATTTGGAACTAGTTCCCGGCAGTGGCGTGGGGACAATCACCGAAGAGATTTTGACGGGCGACACGACGCCAACGACCGTGATTACGGTTGCACCGGGAGCAGTGTTTACCGTCAGTGCCCAGATCGATTCGGCTCCGGCGCCGGTTCGCGGTTACGCACTCAATTTTCAGGAGTCCGATGACGATTTGGTGTTTGGTAATTTTTCCGTTACCGGCAGCAAGTTCTCGAACATTGTGCCGGGCGAAACAGGCCTGGACTCCGAAGCTGACGACTTCATCTTTTCGGCAACGTTGCCAGCGGGTGAAACTTCCACTCCGGTGCCGCCAGCAGAAATTCTTGGTTCGTTCACGGTCACCGCGCCAAGCGTCACTGCGGTTACGGAATACCGCCTCACCATTAATTTCACCGCTGATGCGTTGACGCGTACGTTCGTCACTGACGCGAGCGGCGAGCAGCAGATGCCAATCGATGATTTTGGGGACCTGATCATTCGAGTCCAGCCGGCCACTGTTGTGCTACCGACCGTTAGCGTCACGGTGGCACCGGCAAGCGTCGATGAGGACGGGACCGACAACTTGGTTTATACGTTCACGCGAGCGGGCGGATCCGACAACTCCCAGCCACTCGTGGTCAACTACACGACCTCGGGAACAGCTTCCGCTGCGGATTTCACGGGAACTGCTGCCAATGTGACCATTCCCGCCGGTGCCACGACCACAACTGTAACGGTCGATCCCACCGCCGACACGGATGTGGAACCTGACGAAACGGTCATTTTGACCATTACCGCCGATGCGGCGAACTACAGCATCGGAACGGCATCCGCCACCGGGACAATCGCGAATGACGACACCGCTGCTGTGTTACCCACGGTAAGTGTCAGTGTTGCACCAGCGAGTGTGGCCGAAGACGGTACTGCGAATTTGGTCTACACATTCACTCGCACCGGAGGCAGTGACAATTCCCAACCCCTAGTAGTCGAGTACACGACGACGGGAACCACATCACCGGGCGACTTCACGGGCGCGTCGACCAGCGTCACTATTCCCGCGAACGCGACCACGGCTACCGTTACGATTGATCCGACAGCCGATGCCGTGTTCGAGCCAGATGAGACAGTGATTTTGACCATTGTTTCGGGGACGGGGGTTTACACCATTGGAACGGCGTCGGCGACGGGAACCATCACCAATGATGACGCAGCCACCGTACTACCGACGGTCAGCGTCACGGTCGCTCCCGCGAGCGTCACCGAGGATGGTACCGCGAATTTGGTTTACACGTTCACACGCAGTGGTGCGACAAGCAATTCACAACCTTTGGTGATTAATTACACCACCACGGGAACTGCATCGAGCGGCGACTTCACTGGAACGGCAGCCACGGTCACGATTCCCGCAAACGCGACGACTGCGACCGTGACAGTAAATCCTACAGCGGACACAACCGTTGAACCGGATGAAACTGTGATCTTGACCATCACCGCCAACGCCGCCAACTACACCATCGGGACGGCAAGCGCCACGGGGACGATCACCAACGATGACTCCGCTACGGTTTTGCCGACGGTTAGCGTTACGGTCGCACCGTCATCGGTTACTGAGGATGGTACGGCGAATTTGGTTTACACCTTCACACGCAGCGGGGCGAACGACAACTCGCAACCGCTCGTCGTCAACTACACCACCTCTGGCACTGCCTCGGCAAATGACTTCGCGGGGACTTCAACCAGCGTGACGATTCCCGCAAACGCGACCACGGCCACGGTTACTGTGAATCCGACGGCCGACACGACGGTGGAACCGGATGAAACCGTCATTCTTACCATTACCGCCAACGCCGCCACTTATAGCGTTGGCACTGCATCGGCGACGGGCACTATCGCCAACGACGATACCGCCGCAACATTACCGACCGTTAGCGTGGCGGTCGCGCCGACAAGCGTTACTGAAGATGGAACGGCCAACCTTGTTTACACGTTCACACGCGCCGGGGGCAGCGACAATAGTCAAGCATTGGTGATCAACTACACGACTTCGGGAACAGCGTCCGCCTCTGATTTCACGGGAACGTCGACAAGCGTGACGATCTCAGCGGGAGCGACGACAGCAACCGTTACGGTTGATCCGACTAGCGACACGGTTGTTGAACCTAACGAAACAGTGATTTTGACCATCACCGCCAATACAGCCGCTTACACCATTGGCACGGCTAGCGCGACCGGAACCATCACCAACGACGATACGGACCCAACGGGCGACAATGTGACGTTCGTCAATGGCGTTATCACGGTTCAAGACGGGGGCGACATCGAGTTCTTCCGGTTTGGTGGCGTCGGCGACATGTTCGTTCGTGTCGATGGTGTGATGAGCGGTCCGTTCGCGAACCCGTCGAAGTTGGTTGCGTTCGGGAACGCTGGCAACGATTCGATCGTCGTCGTGCCCAACACGATGAACATTCCCACCGAGTTCTTTGGTGGTGATGGCGACGACATGATTTTCGGAGCGGGCGGCAACGACATCATCGTGGGCGGGGCAGGCACGGACCTGCTGTTCGGTCTCGGCGGCACAAACACGATCACACAAGACACTCCAACGACAGCCGCTGCAACCGTGGCAACGTCGAGTTCGACTACCGCATCGGCAGCCGCGCGGGTCGCGACTTCACAGATCGAAACCGGCTTGTTGGCAACGAACCTGGATGCAACGAACCCGAATGCAACGAGCTTGAATGCAACGAACCTTGATAGCCCCACCGATGTCAACGCGGATGCTCAGGTCAGTGCCAGTGATGCGATGATTGTGATCAATCGGTTGCAAACCGAGGGAAGCGGCGAAGGAGAGTCGCTGGCAACGGTCGGCGTGTATCCCGATGTTAACGCTGACAATCGGGTGAGTGCCTCGGACGCAATCATGGTTATCAACGAGTTAGAAAACGCTGCTGCTTCGGTTCGTGAAACACAACTGGCAAGCAACGAGTCGTACGTGATGTATCCAGCGTCGGACGCGGATTCCGACGACGAACGAGACCAAATTCTCGCGAATACGGACCATTGGCTGTTCTAAACGCATCTAAGTCATGGCGCCAAGCTCGGTAGTGGCCGGGCAAACACCGCGTTTGCCGGTCGGGTGACGGTAATCTTTACGGGTTAAGTAAGTTTTTCTTACTTTGACGGTTGTATCGGTCGATAGAGACTAGGTGCAAACCTCTCCACCGGATTTGATGATGAAGACCATAGCCCGATTCTCCCTGATTGCTTGTGTCCTGCTGATGATTTCGGCAACCGCTCATGCTCAATCATGTGGCTGCGAAAGTTGCAGCGCCGGTTTCGAGGATTGTTGTGATGCGCCTGGACTCAATTTGTTTGAGGAGGGAGTGTGTGACAGCGGAGCCTGTGCCGATCCTTGCGGTCCAAAATGGACGACCAGTGCTTGGGGATTGTTCCTTGACCGCGATGCTCCGTCGGGCGGTATTCCGTTGGTTTCACAAAACGCTGGTTCGACGCTGCTAACCACCGATGATCTGGAACCATCGACGGGTTCGGGTTTCGGCGTTTCGTTAGGTTTCGCAAGAACAAAGGGTTCTCGCTTTGAGTTCACCTTCTTAAATTCCGATTGGGACTTGTCCAACGGACTAGCGGGCAACGGTAATTTGAATTCGGTTTTGGGAACCGTTGATTACACGTTGGCGGATCGTATCGACATTAGTTACGACTCTGAAATCCAAAGCTTTGAATTGAACCATTGGGTCGACACCAACGCAAACTTCTCTTGGATGTTCGGTGCTCGATACTTTTCTCTTGACGAATCGTTTCGACTTACCGGTACTGACGGCAACTTCGTCAGCAACTACGACATCGACACCCAGAACGATATGTTCGGCGGTCAACTCGGTGCGTCGATCGAAGAGACGATTGTCGCCGGTTTCCTGCGAGGACATGTAACCGGCAAGGTTGGGATTTTTGGAAACGAGGCGAGTTCAGACTCGATGCTTCGTGACGTCAACAACACCGTTGAGTTTCGCAGTTCTTCCGTCAGCAACACCGACGCGGCCTTCTTGGGTGACGTCGATGCGGGCATCACCGCGTGCGTTAGCGAGATGTTCCAGGTTCGAGCCGGCTATCAAATGCTATGGCTTAATGACGTTGCCTTGGCACCAGAGCAGTTTCAAGGCAATGCTGCTAGTCCCGAGCAGCCAATCAATTCGTCCGGCAAGCTTTTCATGAGCGGTGCCTATATCGGTGCCATGATCAGTTGGTGATTGGCAACTAGTTTGTCGCCTTGATAGCCTCATGGCGATGCCGACCTAAGCTTCGTCGAATCGAGCATGTGTGC from Rubripirellula amarantea encodes:
- a CDS encoding Calx-beta domain-containing protein is translated as MKRRSKNNRPTRRRLRTELLEDRRLLAVLGFAPTDNESLSNGRLFVDAGETISLTVTASADPGQTTPSEIANYALNLTNSTSGLQFANFVITDSVFTQALDTEISDRVVSAAAPVGMGTDSFPVPPSRVLGTFDVTIPAGATIGDLFTLTADFDGVLFPTNLIDPTDTEIPITDFGDFVFEVGTPVVTTGVDLELVPGSGVGTITEEILTGDTTPTTVITVAPGAVFTVSAQIDSAPAPVRGYALNFQESDDDLVFGNFSVTGSKFSNIVPGETGLDSEADDFIFSATLPAGETSTPVPPAEILGSFTVTAPSVTAVTEYRLTINFTADALTRTFVTDASGEQQMPIDDFGDLIIRVQPATVVLPTVSVTVAPASVDEDGTDNLVYTFTRAGGSDNSQPLVVNYTTSGTASAADFTGTAANVTIPAGATTTTVTVDPTADTDVEPDETVILTITADAANYSIGTASATGTIANDDTAAVLPTVSVSVAPASVAEDGTANLVYTFTRTGGSDNSQPLVVEYTTTGTTSPGDFTGASTSVTIPANATTATVTIDPTADAVFEPDETVILTIVSGTGVYTIGTASATGTITNDDAATVLPTVSVTVAPASVTEDGTANLVYTFTRSGATSNSQPLVINYTTTGTASSGDFTGTAATVTIPANATTATVTVNPTADTTVEPDETVILTITANAANYTIGTASATGTITNDDSATVLPTVSVTVAPSSVTEDGTANLVYTFTRSGANDNSQPLVVNYTTSGTASANDFAGTSTSVTIPANATTATVTVNPTADTTVEPDETVILTITANAATYSVGTASATGTIANDDTAATLPTVSVAVAPTSVTEDGTANLVYTFTRAGGSDNSQALVINYTTSGTASASDFTGTSTSVTISAGATTATVTVDPTSDTVVEPNETVILTITANTAAYTIGTASATGTITNDDTDPTGDNVTFVNGVITVQDGGDIEFFRFGGVGDMFVRVDGVMSGPFANPSKLVAFGNAGNDSIVVVPNTMNIPTEFFGGDGDDMIFGAGGNDIIVGGAGTDLLFGLGGTNTITQDTPTTAAATVATSSSTTASAAARVATSQIETGLLATNLDATNPNATSLNATNLDSPTDVNADAQVSASDAMIVINRLQTEGSGEGESLATVGVYPDVNADNRVSASDAIMVINELENAAASVRETQLASNESYVMYPASDADSDDERDQILANTDHWLF